DNA sequence from the Candidatus Paceibacterota bacterium genome:
AACCAAAAGCTAAATCAGACTACGGTCTACAGATGATGGAAAAACAAAAAGCCCGTCTGACCTACGGGGTGTCTGAAAAGCAATTTGCGAAATACGTCAAAACGGTCATCGCCAAGAAGAGCGGCTCTCCAATCAATGACTTGTATGAGTCACTTGAGCTTCGTCTCGACAATGCCATCTACAGGCTTGGTTTTGGTCGCACTCGCTCATTTACCCGTCAAATTGTTTCCCACGGTCACATCACCGTAAATGGCAAGAAAGTCACCATCCCTTCATATCGAGTGTCTAAGGGTGATGTTGTGGGCATCCGAAATGGAAGTGCTGCCAATGCTATTTTCAAGGAAATTGATGATAAGACAAAAGATACCGCTGTTCCTGTCTGGCTTGCCTATGACAAGGCTAAGCATACCGCCACTGTTGTCAACATGCCAAAAATAGAAGGAGCTGAGATGCTTTTTGATCTCGGAGCTGTTCTTGAATTTTATAAGCGATAAAATAAGCGAAAATTATAAATTAATTTTTAATAAAATATTATGTCTGACTACAACGTTGTATTGCCATCAAAACCACGAGTAATCGAAGAAAGTAATTTCATCGGCCGCTATGAAATTGACGGTCTTTACCCTGGCTACGGGCACACTCTTGGCAACTCACTTCGCCGCATCATCCTCTCATCCCTTCCAGGTGCCGCTATTACCAGTATCAAGATTGCCGGAGTAGACCATGAATTTTCTACTATTGCAGGCGTCAAGGAGGATGTCATCAATATTATCCTCAATCTTAAAAAAGTGCGCATCGAAATGCTTTCTGATGAGCCACTCAAGCTCAGCCTGAAAGTAAAAGGTGTCAAAAATGTCACAGCCGCCGATATCGATGCTCCAGGTCAGGTCAAAATCCTCAACCCTGAGGCTCCTATTGCAAATATCACTGACAAAGGGACCGAACTCTCAATTGAGATGACTGTAGAAAAAGGTCTTGGCTACGTGGCTAAAGAGGTTCTTCATAAAGACAAAGTTGACATTGGCACTATCGCTCTAGATGCTATCTTTACCCCAATTCACCGAGTCAATTACGAGGTAGAAAATATGCGCGTAGGCAATCGAACAGATTTCAATAAGCTCAATATCTTTATTCAAACTGATGGCACTGTCACTCCTCGTTTTGCTCTCGAAAAGTCAATCGAGATTA
Encoded proteins:
- a CDS encoding DNA-directed RNA polymerase subunit alpha; the encoded protein is MSDYNVVLPSKPRVIEESNFIGRYEIDGLYPGYGHTLGNSLRRIILSSLPGAAITSIKIAGVDHEFSTIAGVKEDVINIILNLKKVRIEMLSDEPLKLSLKVKGVKNVTAADIDAPGQVKILNPEAPIANITDKGTELSIEMTVEKGLGYVAKEVLHKDKVDIGTIALDAIFTPIHRVNYEVENMRVGNRTDFNKLNIFIQTDGTVTPRFALEKSIEIMITQLKAIVGFKEDVEIVETSSVDVESSTSSAVEKGGEYEDILKTRTESLELSARTINALANANIRTVGGLVRKKEKDILEIEGLGGKGVEEIKKMLSDLGLSLKA
- the rpsD gene encoding 30S ribosomal protein S4 yields the protein MIRGPKFKIARRLGAPIFEKTQNAKFQLVVEKKIGAKKPKAKSDYGLQMMEKQKARLTYGVSEKQFAKYVKTVIAKKSGSPINDLYESLELRLDNAIYRLGFGRTRSFTRQIVSHGHITVNGKKVTIPSYRVSKGDVVGIRNGSAANAIFKEIDDKTKDTAVPVWLAYDKAKHTATVVNMPKIEGAEMLFDLGAVLEFYKR